The Schistocerca americana isolate TAMUIC-IGC-003095 chromosome 5, iqSchAmer2.1, whole genome shotgun sequence genome includes a window with the following:
- the LOC124616072 gene encoding uncharacterized protein LOC124616072 gives MFVPRKFCEKCIHSSVKLLDFQSPIVFKTAKFSAPSAQEPTKYSRQMIELKDPIELEKRQKFWEMEKEMESKVQYAQLTAEERIIHEAHAEAVRRGHFTYDDPATGDRIKTRLRHFLKGRCCGKACRHCIFDHEKVPEAKKKTSRFNSSFWVYDDDAADKENDEKMKALYGL, from the exons ATGTTCGTACCTCGAAAGTTTTGTGAAAAATGCATACATTCATCAGTAAAATTATTAGACTTTCAGAGTCCAATCGTTTTTAAAACTGCGAAGTTTAGCGCACCGTCTGCTCAAGAACCTACTAAATACTCGCGACAAATGATCGAGCTAAAAGATCCCATAGAACTGGAAAAGCGTCAGAAGTTTTGGGAGATGGAGAAAGAGATGGAGTCGAAGGTTCAGTACGCTCAGCTGACTGCAGAGGAAAGAATTATTCACGAAGCACACGCAGAAGCCGTCCGGCGTGGTCACTTCACATACGATGATCCAGCAACTGGAGACCGAATCAAGACACGTTTGCGCCACTTTCTGAAAGGAAGATGTTGTGGAAAAGCTTGTAGACAC tgcatttttgaccATGAGAAGGTACCTGAAGCCAAGAAGAAAACTAGCCGATTTAACTCTTCCTTCTGGGTGTATGATGATGATGCAGCGGACAAGGAGAATGATGAGAAAATGAAAGCATTGTATGGCTTATAG